GCAGCTGCCAAGCTACCAAAGATTGCTGAGTAAACAATCATTGACGAACGCATACCGTTCACCACTAAAGGGTAACCGATATCAAAAAGATAAAAGTACTTACAAAATATTTGGTTAATCCGTATAAAGGTCAGCACATCAGGATGCTGTCATATATTTTATTTATATTTAGACTTTCGTGTATAAAAATCTATGGTAAAATTTATAAGCTACGAATCTTATAAAATTCTGGTGAATTTTATGAATAGAGCAATTTCTCGTTTGACTGGAATCTCCATTATTATAATAGTAATAATTGCAATAATAGCTGCACTATTTATTTTTACAATGGCTCCCACTCCTACTGCTGGTGGGACGATTAAAATTGGGTTTACTACATCAGTAACAGGCTCACTTTCTGTAGAAGGGACACGCCAGTTGCATGGCATACAACTATGGCAGGAATGGGTAAATAGCCATGGAGGAATAAAAATAGGAAATAAAATCTATAATGTATCGTTATTGTACTATGATGATCAGAGTTCTAAGGATAATGTTGTTGCACTTTATGAAAGATTAATAACTGCTGATAAGGTTGATTTTCTAATTTCTCCATACTCAAGTGGATTAACTTTTACTGCAGCAGCTATAGCTGAGAAATATCATAAGGTTATGGTCGCTACTGGTGCTGCCAGTGATAGTATTTTCCAACAGGGTTATAAATATACAGTTCAGCTTTACACTCCAGGTTCGCTATACTTAAAATCTACAATAGATCTACTATTAGCAAAAGATCCTACTGCTAAAAATATTGCAATAATTTATGAAGATGAAATTTTCGCTGCTTCAGTAGCTGATGGTGCTAAAAAATATGCTGAAAGTAAAGGGCTTAATGTTGTGTATTATGACAAATACCCATCAAAACCAACGGATTTATCTTCACTGTTAACTGTTATAAAAAGCAAAAATCCTGATGCTATAATAGGAGGAGGGCATTTTGCTGATGGTGTTCTCTTAATAAAACAGGCTAAACAGTTGAATGTCAATGCGAAGCTCTTTTCAATAGTTGTAGCTGCGCCCGAAGATAAGTTTAGAGATGCGCTTGGTGCAGATGCAAACTATATTATGGGGCCATCTCAATGGGAACCAGATGTCAAATATACAGTAAATTATGGTCCTTCTGTTAGTGAGTTTATAAATATGTATGTAAAGAGATTTAATGAGACACCTACATACCATTCTGCAGGAGGATTTGCAGCTGCATTAGTGTTACAAGCTGCTATTGAAAAGGCACAAAGTCTCGATAGTGATAAGGTGCGTGAAGCATTTAACTCATTAGATCTAAAGATTTTCTTTGGAGCATTTAAGATAGATCCTGCAACAGGGCTTCAAATAGCTCATCAAATGGTGCTCATACAATGGCAAGGTGGAAAGAAATACACAGTATGGCCTACTGAAGCAGCCTCAAAGGAACCAATATATCCTAAACCATCATGGTAAACAAAATTAACACCTTTTTTTGGTGATAAATAATGGTTATTGATGTTGTTTTCCTTCAGACTTTAGTTAATGGTTTGTTGCAAGGAGCTATATATGGTTTGGTCGCTTTAGGTTTAACGTTGATTTGGGGAGTTATGCGTGTAATAAACTTAGCACATGGAGAATTTATAATTCTGGGCGCATACACAGCTTTCTGGATGTTTACACTTTATAATTTACAACCATTAGCTTCATTATTAATAGGTATACCATTAGGTTTTGTCATTGGAATGACCATTTATATAGGTTTAGTTAAAAGGGTTGTTAATGGTCCTGAGCTTTCGTCACTATTAGTATTCTTTGGGCTTTCAATGATAATTCAAAATCTCATGCTTACATATTGGACAGCTGACGTAAGAGGGTTACCAATTCTCTATTCATCAATAAATATTGGATCAATAACATTAGTTGGAGATAGATTAATTGCGTCAAGTGTCGCAGGCATTTTATCGGTTTTTCTATTAGTATTACTCAAATATACATACTTTGGACGTGCTATAAGAGCTGTAGTACAAGATACTGATGCTGCCATGTTAATGGGTGTGAATGTAAACTACATTTATGCAATGAGTATGAGCATTGGTATTATACTCACATTTTTAGGGGGCATTCTTATAGCATTAACCACACCATTTACGCCTTATCAAAGTGGTATTTATACTCTTTATTCTTTTTTAGTTGTTGTACTTGGAGGGTTAGGAAATCCTTTAGGTTCTTTGTTTGGTGGTATATTAATAGGTATCATAGAGAGTTACACTGCAACATACTGGTCTTCAGGTTTAAGCCCAGCTGTTGCTTTTGTGCTCTTAATTTTAATTTTAATAGTAAAACCTGAAGGTATTTTCTCACGGAGAAGATAAGGATGATCAAAGAAATATCATATAATCTAAGGAATTTAACCTTTTTATCAACTATAGGATTTCTAGTTATTTCAGTGTTAATACTTTTCTCAGGATCGCAAAGTTTAATTGCATTTTTCTTAACATTACTTGAACTTCTTATTCTTACCTATAGCATTAATATAATAACTGGGTTAACTGGTTATGTTGATTTCGGTCATGCAGTCTTTTATGGCATAGGAGCATATACTGCTGCATTTTTAATAGTGAATGTTGGTACTGCAAATATTACACCATATTTATTTTCTTTAATAGGTGGTTTAGCAGCTGCATTTTTCGCTCTACTTATTGGTGCTCCAGTTCTCAGGTTAAAAGGTGCGTATTTTGCAATTGCAACTTTAAGTGTAAGTGAAGCAGTCAAAGTTATTATAAGTAATATCAGTGCTTTAGGTGGATCATATGGAATACCACTTGCACGATATGTCTCATATGATGTAGTCTCTGCTTACTTAGCTATGTGGTTAACTTTATTATTTGCTGTGATTCTCACAATATGGATTTCGAACTCAAAGTTTGGATATGGTTTAAGAGCTATAAGAGAAGATGAGATTGCTGCTAATGTAATGGGTATTAATACGAGCCTTTATAAATTAATAGCATATGTGTTAAGCGCATTAGTTGCAGGTATAGTTGGTGGAATTTCTGGGATACTTTATGTTTATGTGAGTACTGAATATTTCAAAGTCGACATTTCCGTAAAAATGCTAGTTTCTATGATGTTGGGAGGCCAGGGTACTATCTTAGGTCCTTTGATTGGGACTCTGTTATATTATGTTATTCAGTATACATTGGTGACTAGTTACCCATTTTTGCATTTATTAATATTCGGTGCAATACTAATTGTTGTAGTACTTTTTATACCTGAAGGATTAATTGGTATTATTAAAAGGAAATTTAAGCAATTAAAAGTGAGGTGAGAATAGTGATACTCGAGGCGAGGGGCATTGTAAAAAGATTTGGCGGTGTTATAGCACTTAATAAAGTTGACGTAAGTGTTGCAGAAGATGAAATATTAGGTATTATAGGACCTAACGGCTCGGGTAAAACTACGTTTTTTAATGTAGTTAGCGGAGTATATAAGCCTGATGAAGGAAAAGTTATTTTTAATGACAAAGATATTACTGGAAAACCTCCTCACATTATCGCTAGAATGGGAATAGCCAGAACATTTCAAATAGTTAGGCCATTCCCATCTATGACTGTTCGTGAGAATATATTAGTTGGGGCTTTCTTTAGCGGAAGAAAACATGAAGATTCAGAACATACTGATACATTAGTGAACAAGATATTAGAATTAACTGAACTGTCATCTAAGGCTGATTTACCTGCAAAAGCCTTAAATTTGCCTGAAAAAAGACGTTTAGAGATTGCAAGAGCTTTAGCATTAGAACCAAAAGTTCTTCTTCTTGATGAGACTCTGGCTGGCCTCACTCCAGCCGAAATTGATCACGCATTAGACATGATTAGAAAGGTTAAAAGCGAGATGGGATTAACTATAATAATTGTTGAACATATAATGCGTGCTATAATGAAAATCTCAGATCGTATTGTAGTATTTAGTAATGGTGTAAAGATAGCTGAAGGAACACCATCTCAAGTAGCAAATGATATTAAAGTTATTGAAGCATATCTTGGAAAACCCATTCAAGGTGAGAGCTAATGTTAGAAGTTAAGAATTTAAGAGCAGGCTATGGGGAGATCACAATATTATGGGATATTAATTTAAAAGTTGATAAGGGTACCATAACTGCAGTTCTTGGTTCGAATGGAATGGGCAAAACAACTTTGATTAAGTGTATTGCTGGACTTCAAAAGGTAATTTCTGGCACTATAATGTTTGAGAAGAAAGATATTACATATATGCCATCGCATAAAAGGGTTGAAATTGGTTTATCTTTAATCCCAGAGGGTCGTAGAATTTTCCCTGAAATGAACGTATATGAAAACTTATTAATTGGCGCATATACTAAAGAATCACGTAAACATATTTCTGAATCAATTGAGATTGTTTATAATTTATTTCCAATATTAAAGGAGCGAAGGAATCAATTGGCAGGTACTTTAAGTGGAGGTGAGCAGCAAATGCTGGCAATTGCCAGAGGGTTGATGTCTCGACCTAAACTTCTCATGTTAGATGAACCATCAGCTGGATTAGCACCAAAGATTGTGTTTCAGATCATGGATTTAATTCAGAAGTTAAACAAGGAATATGGTGTTACTATAATGCTTATTGAGCAGCATGTTGAAAATGCTTTAAGAATAGCTGACCTAGCCTATATAATAGAAAATGGACGAATCATCCTAAGCGGAAATGGTAAAGAACTTTTAGCTAATCCGAAAGTAAAAGAAAGTTATTTAGGTATTTGATCTATTTATTGGCTTCATATTTTTATATAGATGGGTGTCAAGAAAGCTTAAAGCTTTGCTGGGATGAATGAGCAAAAGTTTAGACACGAAGCTAGCTCACTAAATTCTAGATGTTCCAGATGCAATGGAATAACATCTGAATTGGAGTGAAAACATAGCCCATAGGTTAACGAGATCTATGAGATAGCGGAGCTGTGAGCACTGCAAACCAGCAAATAAAGAAATGAGTGTGAAGTCCATCCTAAACGCTGGAAGTCCTTGCTTTAGCTGTGGAGTGGCTCACAATAGCTATCTTTATATTTTTAAAAAAAGAAGATCTATTGATGATAATATGCCGGTCGCATTAAAAGTTCGTGATATCATGGAAGGAGGAGTTGTAGTACTTGATGGCAATTTACCTGCTATTGAAGCTTTAAAAGCCATGCTTGAAAATCAAGTATGGTCAGTGGTCATTTCTATTAATGATGTGCCATCTGGCGTGGTGACTGAGCGTGATTTGTTAAGAAGAGTTATTGCTAAAGGTTTTGACATTAATAGAATATTATTAAAGGAAATAATGACATCTCCTTTAATAACAATTAGTTCTGATGCAACATTAGCTGAAGCTTGGAAACTAATGACAGAAAAAAATATTAGACGTTTATATGTTGTTGAAAAAGGTAAAATCATAGGCAGAGTAACGCAAACTGGATTATTTAATAAATTATTAGAGGTTATGATTGCAATAAGCTCTATAAAATACTTAATGTAAAATTAGAAGATTATTTTGTTTCCTTTTTTGTTTCTTGTAACGAATTACCTAAAAGTTCTGCTACATCCATTACTTCCATATTGAATTCTGAGGCTTCGCTGCGCAACATTACATTACAAAACGGGCACGCGACTACCACCTTATTTACATTAGTTGATGAAGCTTCTCTCATTCTAACTTTGCTTATTCTCTCACCTTTCTTTATATCGAAAAATGCATGTCCTCCTCCGCCGCCACAGCAAAATGTATTTCGTTTGATTCTATTCATCTCTTTAATTTCAGCAACATTTTTTATGATGTCTCTTGGTTCATTGTAAATGTTATTCCATCTTGCTAAGTAGCATGGATCATGATAGGTAACACTTTCTTTTGTTTTATTAATGCTTAATTTACCTTCTTTTATGAGCCTTTGTAGTAATATAGTATGGTGTTCAACCTCTATTTTTACTCCATACTGAACATATTCATGCTTGAAATTATTATAACCATGCGGACAATTAACTAATAATTTCTTGAATTTATATTTTTTAAGTATGTTTGAATTCTTTTGCACGATGTCCCTAAATAAGTACTCATCCCCTATTCTTCTTGCTGGCTCACCACAACAAACTTCTTCTAGCAAAACTGCAAAATTTATATCAGCTTTTTTAAGAATCTTCATCAAATTATAGGCTACACTCCTAATGTTTGGATCGTAACTTGCATTACAACCTAACCAGTATATATAATCATACTCTATTTCTTCACGAGCTATCTCAACATTAAGTTCTGACGTCACAGATTTTAACCATGCCTCTCTATCCGCAGGATTATAACCATAAGGATTACCAGTTCTCATTATGTTATACGAGACTTGCTGTAATTCAGATGGTGTGTTTTCTCCAGAGGAATATATTCCACGTCTAAGATCTATTATAGTCTCAACCTGATTTATTAAGACGGGACATACTTCAACACATGCACCGCATGTTACACAAGACCATATAACATCTGGGTTTATAGAATCTGGCACTAACTTTTTATTAAAATTCCTTTTATGCATTTCCTTTTTAGTATCAAGCATTACCATCATCGGACTTAATGGCTTCCCAGTGAGATTTGCTGGACATGCATTATGGCATCTCGCACATTGAGTGCACGCATCAAAATCCATTCGTTGCTTCCAAGACAAATCTGAAAGCATTACAGCCCCTATAGGCTTACCTTCCTCTACCAGCTTGTCCATGTTAGTTATTGGTTTGTTAGCTGCAACAACTGGTTCTTCTAGTCTAGAAAAGAACGTATTTAGAATACCACTAACGAACATATGATAGAACTTTGTAAAAGGTATGAGGGCAATACTAGCAAGTGCTAGTGTTAAATGAAACACCCAAAGTATTCTATAAAACTCAATATAATTATTACCAAAGAGACTTCTAATAGAAAAAGCAAGAGGATAACCTATTACGTCCCAATCGTCAATCCATTGTAATCTGTAATTTAAAGTATTGATAGCATCCAGTATGAAACCTGTTACTATTATTATTAATAAGTCGATTAAAATTAGATAATCTTCTCGAGACGTAGGCAAATCTCTGTACGTTTTAAACACTCGTCTAATCAATGCTAATACTATGCCTATAATAGCCAAAACACCTGAAATGTTAACCATAAGCTTAAACATTAAATACGCTGAGTCAACAAGAAATCTTGAACCGAAAAATCGTAAATATACATCATACTCTATTCCACGAAGTATCGTACCTATAAAAAGACCGATCATACCAATATAAATAAACACATGCACTGTGCCTCCTTGTTTCTGTCTTATAACCTTTGCTTGGAGTATGCCATATTTGATAAGTCGTGATAATCGTTTTCCAAAATGATCAAAACTTATCCTTTGTCCTCCATAACTCCATAATTTAAAACTTCTGTAAACACCGTAAAGTAATATTATAGCTACAATTATAGTATATATGTACACAAGAGATTCTAGATCCTCAACAAGGTTAAAATGTTTAATACCTTCAAATACATATAGAATATTTTGAACAAAAAACATGTACATTTTTTTTCACTTGATTGTTTTTTCTTTAAGCTTTTTAATAAATACTGGGAGAAATTGGTATAAATCAGCGATAACACTGTAATCCGAATATTTAAATATTGGAGCATTTTTATCCTTATTTATAGAAACTATTACCTTCGCATCTACTGCAGAGATATGTTGGGGAGCACCAGATATCCCTATTGCTACATAAAGTTTCGGTCGTATCTTCTTACTAGAAATTCCAATCCACACATCCTCAGGCAACCATTTAAGATCTGCAGCAATAGGCCTACTACATCCAACTTGAGCATCTATGATTGATGCCAAATCAAAAGCCAACTTTAAATCATCCTTCGACTTAAACCCTCTACCAACACCAACAACGGTATCTGCAGCCTCAATATTCACCTCACTCTTCTTCTTCTCTTCAAAACTTACCAGCCTAACATTAGATACTGGAGGTGAGACTTTCTCAATGGCAGCAATTTTCTGAGATATTTCAAAAGGCTTAAATTTCTTAATTGGTACAGTAACAGCCGCATGTTTTGATGTCACCTCTCTACTTATAGCTCTTCCTCCTAGAATATTTCGTTCAAAAATAATATTATTACCATCCAGTGAAACTGAAAGAACTTCTGTTAGCATTGGTAAATTATGCTTGGCTGAAACGCGAGCAAGAATATCATTACCAGTTTTTGTTGCAGATCCGATCAATAACCTCGGTTTCACCTCATTAAAAATCTTAGAAATAACTTCAGACACCTGATCAGGCAGAACTGCCCCTTCAATAACATATAGTTTATCAAAACCATAACGTGCTGCCTCGTTTACATCTCCATTGCTAACTGTAATACCTATCATACTGGTGCTGAATCCATTTCGTAACAATTCTGCAACAAGGCCTGAAGCATCTACTAATAATGAAGGTCTCTCTCCAAAAACTATAACAGTTTCAACCATTCATATCATCTCCTCATATTCTTGGTTTTATAACACCCTCCTCTATCAGTTTAGAAATTAACTTTTCAGATACTTCATCAAAAGTACTTGCTTCTATTATTATGTTTTTCCTAGAAACCATTAACAACCTCACTGATTCACGCCTATGCCCAACGTCAAGTAATTGTATGTTTAAATCGTTCAAAGTAAATTTTTTAAGTGGTTTTGCAAACGCCCTCCGTATTTGCAAGAGCATTGGCAACCTAGCCCTATTAATCTCACCAGTCACGCTGATTACTGCAGGTAATGACGCCTCGATCCATTGCAATGAATCCTCTAAGTCACGAAGAACTTTAACTTTCTTATTCTCTATGTCAAGTTCTATAGCTCGCGCAAATGTTACTGTTGGAAGATTTAAGATCGTTCCAATTCTGGAAGCAATCTGCGCAGAAATAACATCCATCGAAGCTTCGCCTGTGAGGTAAAGATCATAATTGCCTGTTTTTTTAACCGCTGATGCAAGTGCTATTGCTGTTTGGAGTGGATTAGCATTTATTAATCTCTCATCTGTAACCATGTATGCCTCATCAGCTCCCATGGCCAATGCCTCTCTTAATACTGATTCAGTATCATTAATACGTTTTGCAAGCGGTCCCCAAGTCACAACTGAAAAGACCGCAATTTTTCCACCAAATTTTTCCTTTATTCTTACGGCTTCTTCAACAGCATTCCTATCATATTCACTGATTACAAGAGGTATTTCCTCGATAAGAAGCTTACCGGAACTGTCAACTCTGATCATGTTAGCATCTAGTGATGCTTTAACCATTACAGCCACATCAACCATAATACCTCAGTATTACATGCAAATCTAGAATTATAAAGTTTTTTATTATGTATTAATAATTTTAAGAAGAAATAATGAAATGCTGTCTTGTATTAAATGTATTGATTTTTGAATTAAAATTATTATTATTAGAATAACAAATTTTGTATGAACACTTAATCTAAAGCGATAAAAAATAAATTATGATTTTGCTGCCTCTATCATTTTTCTTAACGATGTAGTCTCTATCACATTTCCTGTAATTTTCATTTGACCTCTAATAAATGCAGCCATAGAATCTAATTCGCCTTTCAATATTTTGATAAGAGTTTCCTTACTCATTGTAAGTGTTGCTGTAGGAGAATTGTGAGAACCCTGAACAACATTCGCACTTCCTTGTTTGAACTCTATATAAAATGGTTCTCCACCTTCTATATTAAACTGAAATATTTTATTCCAACCTGCCATTTCATTCCCCATCTTTAACTTAGCCTTTTCATACACCGCTTGTATTAAAGACTTA
This is a stretch of genomic DNA from Thermoprotei archaeon. It encodes these proteins:
- a CDS encoding amino acid ABC transporter substrate-binding protein — translated: MNRAISRLTGISIIIIVIIAIIAALFIFTMAPTPTAGGTIKIGFTTSVTGSLSVEGTRQLHGIQLWQEWVNSHGGIKIGNKIYNVSLLYYDDQSSKDNVVALYERLITADKVDFLISPYSSGLTFTAAAIAEKYHKVMVATGAASDSIFQQGYKYTVQLYTPGSLYLKSTIDLLLAKDPTAKNIAIIYEDEIFAASVADGAKKYAESKGLNVVYYDKYPSKPTDLSSLLTVIKSKNPDAIIGGGHFADGVLLIKQAKQLNVNAKLFSIVVAAPEDKFRDALGADANYIMGPSQWEPDVKYTVNYGPSVSEFINMYVKRFNETPTYHSAGGFAAALVLQAAIEKAQSLDSDKVREAFNSLDLKIFFGAFKIDPATGLQIAHQMVLIQWQGGKKYTVWPTEAASKEPIYPKPSW
- a CDS encoding branched-chain amino acid ABC transporter permease; this encodes MVIDVVFLQTLVNGLLQGAIYGLVALGLTLIWGVMRVINLAHGEFIILGAYTAFWMFTLYNLQPLASLLIGIPLGFVIGMTIYIGLVKRVVNGPELSSLLVFFGLSMIIQNLMLTYWTADVRGLPILYSSINIGSITLVGDRLIASSVAGILSVFLLVLLKYTYFGRAIRAVVQDTDAAMLMGVNVNYIYAMSMSIGIILTFLGGILIALTTPFTPYQSGIYTLYSFLVVVLGGLGNPLGSLFGGILIGIIESYTATYWSSGLSPAVAFVLLILILIVKPEGIFSRRR
- a CDS encoding branched-chain amino acid ABC transporter permease is translated as MIKEISYNLRNLTFLSTIGFLVISVLILFSGSQSLIAFFLTLLELLILTYSINIITGLTGYVDFGHAVFYGIGAYTAAFLIVNVGTANITPYLFSLIGGLAAAFFALLIGAPVLRLKGAYFAIATLSVSEAVKVIISNISALGGSYGIPLARYVSYDVVSAYLAMWLTLLFAVILTIWISNSKFGYGLRAIREDEIAANVMGINTSLYKLIAYVLSALVAGIVGGISGILYVYVSTEYFKVDISVKMLVSMMLGGQGTILGPLIGTLLYYVIQYTLVTSYPFLHLLIFGAILIVVVLFIPEGLIGIIKRKFKQLKVR
- a CDS encoding ABC transporter ATP-binding protein — protein: MILEARGIVKRFGGVIALNKVDVSVAEDEILGIIGPNGSGKTTFFNVVSGVYKPDEGKVIFNDKDITGKPPHIIARMGIARTFQIVRPFPSMTVRENILVGAFFSGRKHEDSEHTDTLVNKILELTELSSKADLPAKALNLPEKRRLEIARALALEPKVLLLDETLAGLTPAEIDHALDMIRKVKSEMGLTIIIVEHIMRAIMKISDRIVVFSNGVKIAEGTPSQVANDIKVIEAYLGKPIQGES
- a CDS encoding ABC transporter ATP-binding protein encodes the protein MLEVKNLRAGYGEITILWDINLKVDKGTITAVLGSNGMGKTTLIKCIAGLQKVISGTIMFEKKDITYMPSHKRVEIGLSLIPEGRRIFPEMNVYENLLIGAYTKESRKHISESIEIVYNLFPILKERRNQLAGTLSGGEQQMLAIARGLMSRPKLLMLDEPSAGLAPKIVFQIMDLIQKLNKEYGVTIMLIEQHVENALRIADLAYIIENGRIILSGNGKELLANPKVKESYLGI
- a CDS encoding CBS domain-containing protein — translated: MPVALKVRDIMEGGVVVLDGNLPAIEALKAMLENQVWSVVISINDVPSGVVTERDLLRRVIAKGFDINRILLKEIMTSPLITISSDATLAEAWKLMTEKNIRRLYVVEKGKIIGRVTQTGLFNKLLEVMIAISSIKYLM
- a CDS encoding heterodisulfide reductase-related iron-sulfur binding cluster, whose amino-acid sequence is MYMFFVQNILYVFEGIKHFNLVEDLESLVYIYTIIVAIILLYGVYRSFKLWSYGGQRISFDHFGKRLSRLIKYGILQAKVIRQKQGGTVHVFIYIGMIGLFIGTILRGIEYDVYLRFFGSRFLVDSAYLMFKLMVNISGVLAIIGIVLALIRRVFKTYRDLPTSREDYLILIDLLIIIVTGFILDAINTLNYRLQWIDDWDVIGYPLAFSIRSLFGNNYIEFYRILWVFHLTLALASIALIPFTKFYHMFVSGILNTFFSRLEEPVVAANKPITNMDKLVEEGKPIGAVMLSDLSWKQRMDFDACTQCARCHNACPANLTGKPLSPMMVMLDTKKEMHKRNFNKKLVPDSINPDVIWSCVTCGACVEVCPVLINQVETIIDLRRGIYSSGENTPSELQQVSYNIMRTGNPYGYNPADREAWLKSVTSELNVEIAREEIEYDYIYWLGCNASYDPNIRSVAYNLMKILKKADINFAVLLEEVCCGEPARRIGDEYLFRDIVQKNSNILKKYKFKKLLVNCPHGYNNFKHEYVQYGVKIEVEHHTILLQRLIKEGKLSINKTKESVTYHDPCYLARWNNIYNEPRDIIKNVAEIKEMNRIKRNTFCCGGGGGHAFFDIKKGERISKVRMREASSTNVNKVVVACPFCNVMLRSEASEFNMEVMDVAELLGNSLQETKKETK
- a CDS encoding electron transfer flavoprotein subunit alpha/FixB family protein, which translates into the protein MVETVIVFGERPSLLVDASGLVAELLRNGFSTSMIGITVSNGDVNEAARYGFDKLYVIEGAVLPDQVSEVISKIFNEVKPRLLIGSATKTGNDILARVSAKHNLPMLTEVLSVSLDGNNIIFERNILGGRAISREVTSKHAAVTVPIKKFKPFEISQKIAAIEKVSPPVSNVRLVSFEEKKKSEVNIEAADTVVGVGRGFKSKDDLKLAFDLASIIDAQVGCSRPIAADLKWLPEDVWIGISSKKIRPKLYVAIGISGAPQHISAVDAKVIVSINKDKNAPIFKYSDYSVIADLYQFLPVFIKKLKEKTIK
- a CDS encoding electron transfer flavoprotein subunit beta/FixA family protein yields the protein MVDVAVMVKASLDANMIRVDSSGKLLIEEIPLVISEYDRNAVEEAVRIKEKFGGKIAVFSVVTWGPLAKRINDTESVLREALAMGADEAYMVTDERLINANPLQTAIALASAVKKTGNYDLYLTGEASMDVISAQIASRIGTILNLPTVTFARAIELDIENKKVKVLRDLEDSLQWIEASLPAVISVTGEINRARLPMLLQIRRAFAKPLKKFTLNDLNIQLLDVGHRRESVRLLMVSRKNIIIEASTFDEVSEKLISKLIEEGVIKPRI
- a CDS encoding SCP2 sterol-binding domain-containing protein: MSEDIKSLIQAVYEKAKLKMGNEMAGWNKIFQFNIEGGEPFYIEFKQGSANVVQGSHNSPTATLTMSKETLIKILKGELDSMAAFIRGQMKITGNVIETTSLRKMIEAAKS